The proteins below come from a single Miscanthus floridulus cultivar M001 chromosome 1, ASM1932011v1, whole genome shotgun sequence genomic window:
- the LOC136509292 gene encoding protein DA1-related 1-like isoform X2 — translation MKAIQLSTLNHMVHMAMRMKTWIMLLHYPYQRKIKGRERPLVCTYTGHHLDEDEELARALQENTGHDLDEDEQLARALQESMNDGPPRQDIPIEDVHSESAPASGLPSNIFPTSGLRVCAGCKSPIGRGRFLSCMDSVWHPECFRCYACDKPISEYEFAVHENHAYHRPCYKECFHPKCDVCSSFIPTNKNGLIEYRAHPFWMQKYCPSHENDGTPRCCSCERMEPKDSQYITLDDGRRLCLECLHTAIMETNECQPLYIDIQEFYEGMNMKVEQQVPLLLVERQALNEAMEAEKSVHHLPETRGLCLSEEQIVRTILKRPIIGPGNRIIDMITGPYKLIRRCEVTAILILYGLPRLLTGSILAHEMMHAFLRLKGYRTLSPEVEEGICQVLAHLWLESEITSGSGSMATTSDASSSSLSTSSSSKKGAKTEFEKRLGEFFKYQIETDSSVAYGDGFRAGMRAVERYGLRSTLDHIKMTGSFPY, via the exons ATGAAGGCTATTCAACTCAGCACACTAAATCATAT GGTGCACATGGCAATGAGGATGAAGACATGGATCATGCTATTGCATTATCCTTATCAGAGGAAGatcaaaggaagggaaaggccaTTGGTTTGTACTT ATACCGGGCATCatttagatgaagatgaagagctTGCACGGGCTCTGCAAGAAA ATACTGGCCATGACCTAGATGAAGATGAACAGCTTGCACGGGCTCTGCAAGAAAGTATGAATGATGGACCTCCTCGTCAGGACATTCCAATTGAAGATGTTCACTCAGAAAGTGCTCCAGCAAGTGGCTTGCCCTCAAATATTTTCCCCACAAGTGGCTTGAG GGTTTGTGCTGGATGCAAAAGTCCAATTGGTCGTGGTCGGTTTCTCAGTTGTATGGACTCTGTTTGGCACCCCGAGTGCTTTAGGTGTTATGCTTGCGATAAACCAATATCAGAGTATGAG TTTGCTGTTCATGAAAACCATGCGTACCACAGGCCCTGCTACAAGGAGTGTTTCCATCCTAAATGTGATGTTTGCAGTAGCTTT ATTCCCACAAATAAAAATGGCCTCATTGAATACCGGGCCCATCCTTTCTGGATGCAGAAGTATTGTCCTTCCCATGAAaacgatggtacacctaggtgctGCAGTTGTGAACGAATGGAG CCAAAGGACAGTCAATACATAACATTAGATGATGGCCGGAGACTCTGCTTGGAGTGTCTGCATACTGCTATTATGGAGACCAATGAATGCCAGCCACTATACATTGATATTCAAGAATTTTATGAGGGTATGAACATGAAAGTAGAACAACAAGTTCCCTTGCTTTTGGTTGAGCGACAAGCTTTAAATGAAGCCATGGAAGCAGAGAAATCT GTGCACCACCTTCCTGAAACCAGAGGCCTCTGCCTATCTGAGGAGCAGATTGTCAGAACT ATATTAAAAAGACCAATAATTGGACCAGGCAACAGAATCATAGATATGATCACAGGACCATACAAACTCATTCGACGGTGTGAAGTGACTGCAATTCTTATACTGTACGGGCTGCCAAG GCTGCTAACTGGCTCGATTCTGGCTCATGAGATGATGCATGCTTTCCTCCGACTTAAAG GATACCGAACCCTGAGTCCAGAGGTTGAAGAAGGCATCTGTCAGGTTCTAGCTCATCTTTGGCTTGAGTCAGAAATCACATCAGGTTCTGGTAGCATGGCAACCACCTCAGATGCGTCGTCGTCATCATTGTCAACATCTTCCTCATCAAAAAAGGGTGCAAAGACGGAATTCGAAAAAAGACTTGGCGAGTTCTTCAAGTACCAAATTGAAACAGATTCTTCTGTGGCTTATGGAGATGGGTTTCGAGCAGGCATGCGAGCCGTTGAGCGGTATGGCTTGAGAAGCACCCTTGATCATATCAAGATGACGGGGTCTTTTCCATACTGA
- the LOC136482450 gene encoding type IV inositol polyphosphate 5-phosphatase 11-like isoform X3 → MSVEDVTKLVSTNRKFDLLVVGLQEAPKSDVSQVLQEALAETHVLLGQKSMQSLQMLLFGSRSSEKYIREMKVDKHAVGGCGGIIGRKKGAVAMYINFSGIRMVFVSCHLAAHEHKVEKRNSEFQHISHSLFSKYGTPYAQSADITVWLGDLNYRLEGISSIPARKMIEENRQSKLRGKDQLLQEAEKGEVFNGYCEGTLSFKPTYKYDVGSSIYDTSSKIRVPSWTDRILFKVGHSSGLDAVLSSYESLDCVRSSDHKPVKAHLCLRVRSDGDAD, encoded by the exons ATGTCCGTGGAAGATGTAACGAAATTGGTGAGCACCAACAGAAAGTTCGATTTGCTAGTTGTTGGGCTGCAAGAAGCACCAAAATCAGATGTTTCACAAGTTCTGCAGGAGGCGTTGGCGGAGACACACGT GCTATTGGGTCAGAAGAGCATGCAGTCCCTTCAGATGCTTCTTTTCGGTTCAAGGAGTTCCGAGAAGTACATCAGAG AGATGAAGGTGGACAAACATGCGGTTGGAGGTTGCGGTGGTATCATTGGGAGAAAGAAAGGAGCAGTGGCCATGTACATCAACTTCAGTGGGATCCGGATGGTTTTTGTGTCCTGCCATCTTGCAG CTCATGAACACAAGGTGGAGAAGAGGAACTCCGAATTCCAGCATATTTCACACTCGCTCTTCTCCAAGTATGGCACACCCTACGCCCAATCTGCCGACATAACAGTGTGGCTCGGCGATCTCAACTATAGACTCGAAGGAATAAGCTCGATACCTGCAAGGAAGATGATTGAGGAGAACCGTCAGAGT AAGCTAAGAGGCAAAGACCAGCTTCTGCAAGAAGCCGAAAAGGGCGAAGTGTTCAATGGGTACTGTGAAGGGACCCTGTCGTTTAAGCCGACGTACAAATATGACGTCGGGAGTAGCATCTACGACACAAGCTCTAAG ATACGAGTGCCTTCTTGGACAGACAGGATATTGTTCAAGGTTGGCCATTCTTCAGGCTTGGATGCAGTCTTGAGCTCATATGAGTCCCTCGACTGTGTGCGGAGCTCCGACCACAAGCCTGTGAAAGCGCATCTTTGTCTCAGAGTACGCAGTGACGGTGATGCTGACTAA
- the LOC136482450 gene encoding type IV inositol polyphosphate 5-phosphatase 11-like isoform X2, giving the protein MCCIGEDVRGRCNEIGEHQQKVRFASCWAARSTKIRCFTSSAGGVGGDTRAIGSEEHAVPSDASFRFKEFREVHQRDEGGQTCGWRLRWYHWEKERSSGHVHQLQWDPDGFCVLPSCSAAHEHKVEKRNSEFQHISHSLFSKYGTPYAQSADITVWLGDLNYRLEGISSIPARKMIEENRQSKLRGKDQLLQEAEKGEVFNGYCEGTLSFKPTYKYDVGSSIYDTSSKIRVPSWTDRILFKVGHSSGLDAVLSSYESLDCVRSSDHKPVKAHLCLRVRSDGDAD; this is encoded by the exons ATGTGTTGTATTGGTGAAGATGTCCGTGGAAGATGTAACGAAATTGGTGAGCACCAACAGAAAGTTCGATTTGCTAGTTGTTGGGCTGCAAGAAGCACCAAAATCAGATGTTTCACAAGTTCTGCAGGAGGCGTTGGCGGAGACACACGT GCTATTGGGTCAGAAGAGCATGCAGTCCCTTCAGATGCTTCTTTTCGGTTCAAGGAGTTCCGAGAAGTACATCAGAG AGATGAAGGTGGACAAACATGCGGTTGGAGGTTGCGGTGGTATCATTGGGAGAAAGAAAGGAGCAGTGGCCATGTACATCAACTTCAGTGGGATCCGGATGGTTTTTGTGTCCTGCCATCTTGCAG TGCAGCTCATGAACACAAGGTGGAGAAGAGGAACTCCGAATTCCAGCATATTTCACACTCGCTCTTCTCCAAGTATGGCACACCCTACGCCCAATCTGCCGACATAACAGTGTGGCTCGGCGATCTCAACTATAGACTCGAAGGAATAAGCTCGATACCTGCAAGGAAGATGATTGAGGAGAACCGTCAGAGT AAGCTAAGAGGCAAAGACCAGCTTCTGCAAGAAGCCGAAAAGGGCGAAGTGTTCAATGGGTACTGTGAAGGGACCCTGTCGTTTAAGCCGACGTACAAATATGACGTCGGGAGTAGCATCTACGACACAAGCTCTAAG ATACGAGTGCCTTCTTGGACAGACAGGATATTGTTCAAGGTTGGCCATTCTTCAGGCTTGGATGCAGTCTTGAGCTCATATGAGTCCCTCGACTGTGTGCGGAGCTCCGACCACAAGCCTGTGAAAGCGCATCTTTGTCTCAGAGTACGCAGTGACGGTGATGCTGACTAA
- the LOC136509292 gene encoding protein DA1-related 1-like isoform X1 — MGWLSKIFKGSVNRVSRGHYNGNSHEGYSTQHTKSYGAHGNEDEDMDHAIALSLSEEDQRKGKAIDTGHHLDEDEELARALQENTGHDLDEDEQLARALQESMNDGPPRQDIPIEDVHSESAPASGLPSNIFPTSGLRVCAGCKSPIGRGRFLSCMDSVWHPECFRCYACDKPISEYEFAVHENHAYHRPCYKECFHPKCDVCSSFIPTNKNGLIEYRAHPFWMQKYCPSHENDGTPRCCSCERMEPKDSQYITLDDGRRLCLECLHTAIMETNECQPLYIDIQEFYEGMNMKVEQQVPLLLVERQALNEAMEAEKSVHHLPETRGLCLSEEQIVRTILKRPIIGPGNRIIDMITGPYKLIRRCEVTAILILYGLPRLLTGSILAHEMMHAFLRLKGYRTLSPEVEEGICQVLAHLWLESEITSGSGSMATTSDASSSSLSTSSSSKKGAKTEFEKRLGEFFKYQIETDSSVAYGDGFRAGMRAVERYGLRSTLDHIKMTGSFPY, encoded by the exons ATGGGTTGGTTGAGTAAAATATTTAAAGGTTCAGTAAATAGAGTTTCAAGAGGACACTACAACGGGAACTCCCATGAAGGCTATTCAACTCAGCACACTAAATCATAT GGTGCACATGGCAATGAGGATGAAGACATGGATCATGCTATTGCATTATCCTTATCAGAGGAAGatcaaaggaagggaaaggccaTTG ATACCGGGCATCatttagatgaagatgaagagctTGCACGGGCTCTGCAAGAAA ATACTGGCCATGACCTAGATGAAGATGAACAGCTTGCACGGGCTCTGCAAGAAAGTATGAATGATGGACCTCCTCGTCAGGACATTCCAATTGAAGATGTTCACTCAGAAAGTGCTCCAGCAAGTGGCTTGCCCTCAAATATTTTCCCCACAAGTGGCTTGAG GGTTTGTGCTGGATGCAAAAGTCCAATTGGTCGTGGTCGGTTTCTCAGTTGTATGGACTCTGTTTGGCACCCCGAGTGCTTTAGGTGTTATGCTTGCGATAAACCAATATCAGAGTATGAG TTTGCTGTTCATGAAAACCATGCGTACCACAGGCCCTGCTACAAGGAGTGTTTCCATCCTAAATGTGATGTTTGCAGTAGCTTT ATTCCCACAAATAAAAATGGCCTCATTGAATACCGGGCCCATCCTTTCTGGATGCAGAAGTATTGTCCTTCCCATGAAaacgatggtacacctaggtgctGCAGTTGTGAACGAATGGAG CCAAAGGACAGTCAATACATAACATTAGATGATGGCCGGAGACTCTGCTTGGAGTGTCTGCATACTGCTATTATGGAGACCAATGAATGCCAGCCACTATACATTGATATTCAAGAATTTTATGAGGGTATGAACATGAAAGTAGAACAACAAGTTCCCTTGCTTTTGGTTGAGCGACAAGCTTTAAATGAAGCCATGGAAGCAGAGAAATCT GTGCACCACCTTCCTGAAACCAGAGGCCTCTGCCTATCTGAGGAGCAGATTGTCAGAACT ATATTAAAAAGACCAATAATTGGACCAGGCAACAGAATCATAGATATGATCACAGGACCATACAAACTCATTCGACGGTGTGAAGTGACTGCAATTCTTATACTGTACGGGCTGCCAAG GCTGCTAACTGGCTCGATTCTGGCTCATGAGATGATGCATGCTTTCCTCCGACTTAAAG GATACCGAACCCTGAGTCCAGAGGTTGAAGAAGGCATCTGTCAGGTTCTAGCTCATCTTTGGCTTGAGTCAGAAATCACATCAGGTTCTGGTAGCATGGCAACCACCTCAGATGCGTCGTCGTCATCATTGTCAACATCTTCCTCATCAAAAAAGGGTGCAAAGACGGAATTCGAAAAAAGACTTGGCGAGTTCTTCAAGTACCAAATTGAAACAGATTCTTCTGTGGCTTATGGAGATGGGTTTCGAGCAGGCATGCGAGCCGTTGAGCGGTATGGCTTGAGAAGCACCCTTGATCATATCAAGATGACGGGGTCTTTTCCATACTGA
- the LOC136482450 gene encoding type IV inositol polyphosphate 5-phosphatase 11-like isoform X1 — protein MGNCSSFTLPKWGSKLVNNGIVSIDEDGTHEGIKTIPIQKACEFTTNSVLCVCIVTWNMNSKMSVEDVTKLVSTNRKFDLLVVGLQEAPKSDVSQVLQEALAETHVLLGQKSMQSLQMLLFGSRSSEKYIREMKVDKHAVGGCGGIIGRKKGAVAMYINFSGIRMVFVSCHLAAHEHKVEKRNSEFQHISHSLFSKYGTPYAQSADITVWLGDLNYRLEGISSIPARKMIEENRQSKLRGKDQLLQEAEKGEVFNGYCEGTLSFKPTYKYDVGSSIYDTSSKIRVPSWTDRILFKVGHSSGLDAVLSSYESLDCVRSSDHKPVKAHLCLRVRSDGDAD, from the exons ATGGGCAACTGCAGCAGCTTTACTCTTCCAAAATG GGGAAGCAAGCTAGTCAATAATGGCATAGTTTCGATCGATGAAGATGGAACTCATGAAGGAATAAAGACAATTCCAATTCAGAAAGCTTGTGAATTCACCACCAACTCTGTGCTCTGCGTTTGCATCGTCACATGGAACATGAATAGCAAG ATGTCCGTGGAAGATGTAACGAAATTGGTGAGCACCAACAGAAAGTTCGATTTGCTAGTTGTTGGGCTGCAAGAAGCACCAAAATCAGATGTTTCACAAGTTCTGCAGGAGGCGTTGGCGGAGACACACGT GCTATTGGGTCAGAAGAGCATGCAGTCCCTTCAGATGCTTCTTTTCGGTTCAAGGAGTTCCGAGAAGTACATCAGAG AGATGAAGGTGGACAAACATGCGGTTGGAGGTTGCGGTGGTATCATTGGGAGAAAGAAAGGAGCAGTGGCCATGTACATCAACTTCAGTGGGATCCGGATGGTTTTTGTGTCCTGCCATCTTGCAG CTCATGAACACAAGGTGGAGAAGAGGAACTCCGAATTCCAGCATATTTCACACTCGCTCTTCTCCAAGTATGGCACACCCTACGCCCAATCTGCCGACATAACAGTGTGGCTCGGCGATCTCAACTATAGACTCGAAGGAATAAGCTCGATACCTGCAAGGAAGATGATTGAGGAGAACCGTCAGAGT AAGCTAAGAGGCAAAGACCAGCTTCTGCAAGAAGCCGAAAAGGGCGAAGTGTTCAATGGGTACTGTGAAGGGACCCTGTCGTTTAAGCCGACGTACAAATATGACGTCGGGAGTAGCATCTACGACACAAGCTCTAAG ATACGAGTGCCTTCTTGGACAGACAGGATATTGTTCAAGGTTGGCCATTCTTCAGGCTTGGATGCAGTCTTGAGCTCATATGAGTCCCTCGACTGTGTGCGGAGCTCCGACCACAAGCCTGTGAAAGCGCATCTTTGTCTCAGAGTACGCAGTGACGGTGATGCTGACTAA